A single Nitrospirota bacterium DNA region contains:
- a CDS encoding glycosyltransferase 87 family protein, which translates to GKNLFPLMTLVVIPIVWDCARNGQATLLMTAVMLMAVVDVSRSRWWRATLWLALAVAIKPLAIVLVLLIAAIDRPMTWRALLGMVLLALFPFLTQRPGYVVEQYVTCLQNMAISAHVGVAAHGWTSPFTALRAVTGIDVPEKLQTLMRLAGALGTLVLCFVSRRRHDAATSAIFLFSLAALYVMLFSPRTENNTYAMLSPVLALFLARAVKIEGRSGEAILLGVMALALVASRPIERLLAPHAELIWLSPLVAVCLAVYVIVKLFTVQNKIVHS; encoded by the coding sequence CGGGGAAAAACCTCTTTCCCTTGATGACCCTCGTCGTGATCCCGATCGTATGGGACTGCGCCCGGAACGGCCAAGCGACGCTCCTGATGACGGCAGTGATGCTGATGGCCGTGGTTGACGTCAGCCGTTCGCGCTGGTGGAGGGCAACGCTCTGGCTTGCCCTGGCAGTAGCGATCAAACCGCTGGCGATCGTGCTGGTGCTCCTGATCGCCGCGATCGACCGCCCCATGACCTGGCGCGCGTTGCTCGGCATGGTCCTGCTCGCGCTCTTTCCGTTCCTGACGCAGCGTCCCGGCTATGTCGTTGAGCAGTACGTCACGTGCCTCCAGAACATGGCGATCTCGGCGCACGTCGGCGTTGCCGCGCACGGCTGGACGTCGCCGTTCACCGCGCTTCGGGCCGTCACGGGCATCGATGTGCCGGAGAAACTGCAGACCCTGATGCGCCTCGCAGGGGCCCTGGGTACGCTCGTGCTCTGCTTCGTGAGCAGGCGGCGGCACGATGCAGCAACCTCGGCCATCTTCCTGTTCTCCCTCGCAGCCCTGTACGTGATGCTGTTCAGCCCGCGCACCGAGAACAACACCTACGCAATGCTCAGTCCGGTTCTTGCCCTGTTCCTCGCGCGCGCTGTAAAGATCGAGGGGAGGAGCGGTGAAGCCATCCTGCTCGGTGTCATGGCGCTTGCCCTTGTTGCCAGCCGTCCGATCGAGCGGCTGCTCGCGCCCCATGCGGAGCTGATCTGGCTCTCGCCGCTCGTGGCCGTGTGCCTGGCCGTGTATGTGATCGTAAAGCTCTTTACCGTTCAGAACAAGATTGTTCATTCGTAG
- a CDS encoding glycosyltransferase family 2 protein, whose translation MKIVVILPTYNEKENIALMIGALQEQFRKLPHDMSILVVDDNSPDGTADVVRLEAKKASNIFLITGRKQGLGAAYIRGMKHAVNELKADAVMEMDADFSHKPEDVPRLIEALDAGADFVIGSRYVPGGRIPGDWSFLRRMNSKWGNVFARYVAGMYSVRDCTAGFRAIRASTIEKIDPDTLRVKGYAFQISLLHEALLNHAKVKEVPVEFVDRKRGETKLGMSDIVEFMLNAWWIRFERSKTFLKFAAVGATGVVVNLVSFTMLMNAGLNKYIASPIAIEFSIITNFLLNNFWTFSERDMNDKIHIRGLKFNIISFVALGVSYTTFLILSMLNPNGIPQVHQAAGIIPATLINYFLNSYWTFKE comes from the coding sequence ATGAAGATCGTCGTCATTCTTCCGACCTATAACGAAAAAGAGAACATCGCGCTCATGATCGGAGCGCTCCAGGAGCAGTTCAGGAAGCTCCCTCACGACATGAGCATCCTGGTCGTTGATGATAACTCTCCTGACGGGACCGCCGATGTTGTCCGGCTGGAAGCGAAGAAGGCATCGAACATCTTCCTCATCACCGGCAGAAAGCAGGGTCTGGGCGCTGCTTATATCCGCGGCATGAAGCACGCGGTCAACGAGCTGAAGGCCGACGCCGTGATGGAGATGGACGCGGACTTCTCTCACAAGCCCGAGGATGTTCCCCGCCTGATCGAAGCGCTCGATGCCGGCGCGGACTTCGTGATCGGGAGCAGGTACGTTCCGGGAGGGAGGATCCCCGGCGACTGGAGCTTTCTGCGCAGGATGAACTCCAAATGGGGGAACGTGTTCGCCCGGTACGTTGCAGGGATGTACAGCGTCCGGGACTGCACGGCGGGGTTCCGGGCGATCCGCGCTTCGACCATCGAAAAGATCGATCCCGATACCCTCAGGGTCAAGGGTTACGCGTTCCAGATATCGCTTTTGCATGAAGCGCTCCTGAACCACGCGAAGGTCAAAGAGGTCCCGGTCGAGTTCGTTGACCGGAAGCGGGGAGAGACGAAGCTCGGCATGAGCGACATCGTCGAGTTCATGCTGAACGCGTGGTGGATCCGGTTCGAGCGGAGCAAGACCTTCCTGAAATTCGCCGCTGTGGGAGCGACCGGCGTGGTCGTGAACCTCGTCTCGTTCACCATGCTGATGAACGCGGGGCTGAACAAATACATCGCCTCGCCCATCGCGATCGAGTTCTCGATCATCACCAATTTCCTGCTCAATAACTTCTGGACCTTCTCGGAACGGGACATGAACGACAAGATCCATATCCGGGGCCTCAAGTTCAATATCATCTCCTTCGTAGCTCTCGGTGTCAGCTACACGACCTTCCTCATCTTAAGCATGCTCAATCCCAACGGCATCCCCCAGGTCCACCAGGCCGCCGGCATCATCCCCGCAACGCTCATCAATTATTTCCTGAATTCCTACTGGACGTTCAAAGAGTAG